In the genome of Deltaproteobacteria bacterium, the window TGGAGAAATTGCGCTTGGCGATGTGTTGGGGATGAGTCTCGGCGACTTCTTCGATATCGATGCCGCCCATGTCGCTGCAAATCATCACCGGCAGCCGCGCCACGCCGTCCCAGGTCACACCGACGTAATACTCCTGGGCGATCGGGGCGCGCGCTTCGACCAGCACGCCGCGGGGCGTGTGGCCGTTGATGGTGAGCGCGAGAATCTTTTTCGCCGCGGCGGCGGCGGCGGCGGGGTTGTCGCTAAAGAGCACGCCGCCGGCCTTCATCCGGCCTCCCGTCAGCACCTGCGACTTGAGCACCACCGGCCCGGCGATCTCCGCCGCGATGGCGCTGGCCTCTTGCGGTGTGTGCGCGACCTTCGATCCCGTCGGCAGCGGCACGCCGTGCTTGCCGAACAATCGTTTCGACTCGTATTCATAGAAGCGCATCGGCAGCGCGGTACTACCTTCCCTGCGAAAGGTCAAATAAGTTGACGGCCTCGCGTGCCGCAAGAACCACGTCAGGGTGGCACAGGCTGCGCGGCGCACCACCCCTGGTCTGATCTGAAGGGCGATGATAGACAGCCAACACTTGGGCCGGCACTGTCCCGCCCGTCAATGAGCACGAGAGGACGTAGCGAGAATGGCAGACGTGAATGTGAGGCCGATCGATCTGGCGGGCGTGGAGAGTGTGGTCACCACCACCGACGCGCTGGTGCGTGAGGCGCTGGATGTCGCGCGCATGCGAACCGACGGCGGCAAGGGGATCGATGACGAACAGGTGCATTGCGAGCGACTCGCGTATGCCGCAACCGAAGTGGCCGCCGCTCGTGATCTGCTCGCCTACGCCAAGTCGGCCGCAGCGCAGGGCCATCGCGATCCGGTAGTGGAAGAGATGGCGGCCGTGTTCGCGGCGGAAGTTGCGCAGCGCGTGAGCGGCAACATCGACGCCCACGCGGAGGAATTCGGAATTGGCGACAGCCGCCTGAATCAGACCGTCGGCGAGTCGCAGATGAAAGCGTTGCTGCGCGCAGGTTTGAGCGACGCGCGCATTCGCGCGATCGGCCGCCACGTCGTCGAACAGCGCGGCGCGAATCACTCCTGGCTGGGCGACGAGATGGCAGTGATGACCCGCGATTCGGTGCGCCAGTTTGCCGAAAGCGAAGTCGCGCCGATCGCCGAGCACATCCATCGTCACGACGATCTGATTCCGGAGAGCATCATCGCGAAGATGAGCGAGCTGGGTTTCTTCGGTATGTCGGTGCCCGAGGAATTCGGCGGCGGCGGCATGGGCAACCTGGCGATGATTCTCACCACCGAAGAGCTGTCGCGCTGCTCGCTCGCCGCCGCGGGCAGCTTGATCACGCGCCCGGAGATTCTCACCAAGGCGTTGCTCAAGGGCGGCACGGATGCGCAGAAGCAGCAGTGGCTGCCGCCGATCGCGGCGGGACAGATCATGGTCGGCATCTCGGTGACCGAGCCCGATACCGGTTCGGATGTCGCGTCGGTGAAGTGCCGGGCCGATGCCGGTGAGGTTGGTGGCAAACAGAAGGGCTACGTCATCAACGGCGCCAAAGCCTGGTGCACGTTTGCCGGCCGCGCCAATGTGCTGGCGCTGCTTGCCCGCACCGATCCGGATTTGAAGAAGGGTGCACGCGGCTTGTCGCTATTTATCGTGCCGAAGGATGCGTTCACCGGGCACGAGTTCGAGATGAAGCAGTCGACCGGCGGAGTGCTAGTCGGCAAAGCCGATCGCACACCCGGCTATCGCGGCATGCATTCGTACACGTTGAACTTCGATAGCTACTTCGTCGCCGCTGAAAATCTGGTTGGTGAAGAGGGCGGACTGAACAAGGGCTTCTATCTCCAGATGAACGGCTTCGCCGCGGGCCGCTTGCAAACAGGCGGACGCGCGACCGGCGTGGCGCAGGCCGCGCTCGAATGCACGGCCGCGTACGCCAACGACCGCAAGCAGTTTGGCCAGCCGATCGGCAGCTTTCACCTCACGCAACACAAACTCGGCCGCATGGCGACGCACATCATGGCCGCGCGCCAGCTCACCTACGCGGCGGCGCTGGCGATGGACGCCGATGAATCCATCGCCATCGAGCCGGCGATGGCGAAGTTATTCGCATCGGACGTTGCCGTGTGGACCACGCAGGAAGGTCAACTCATCCACGGCGGCTGGGGTTACGCGGAGGAATTTGCGATCTCCCGCTACGTCGTCGACGCGCAAGTGCTGCCCATCTTCGAAGGCGTCAAGCCGATCCTCGAACTGAAAGTCATCGCGCGCAATTTGCTGGGAAGTTGATTCACTGCGGAGACACGGAGGCGCAGAAGCAGGCGGCGATGGCTGACACTTTCCTCTCCGAAGACGAGATTCAACAAGTCCTCGAAGCCCGCGCTGGCGCGCAGAAGCTCCTCGACGAGCTGTTGCAACGGCAGAAGGAGATCGAGGCCAATCCGCCGGACATTTCGGCGCAGCAACTCGCGGAGGGGCGCGCCGCCTTTCAGAAGGCGATCGACGCTGCGCGCCGCACGTTGACGAGCCTCGAAGAGGCAATGCGCGTGGCGGGAATCCAGTTGAACTAACCCAGCGGTACGGTCGCCGCTAAGCCCTCACGCCGAGTTTATCGCGCTGCTTCTTGCGGGCGGCGCGGCTCTCGGGGGTGATCCACACCGACATCGTGCGCAGTGCCTCTTCGTCCGTCTCGGCCGCCATGAGTGCCGCCGTCTCGGCGACGAACGCGGCCTTGGCATGCGCGTAAGCTTCGCGTGGAAATCCGGCGAGACGAGTGGCACGTTTGAGTACGGTCTCCTCAAACGTCTCGCGCGGAAACAACTCGTCGACCACGCCGAGGCGCAGCGCCTGACTCGCCGGGTAGAGTGCCGCGCCGAGTATCAGCTCGGTTGCTCGCGCATGCGCGAGGCGAAGCCGTACGATCTCGAAGGCCGCCTTCGGGAATGACGCGCCGACGGCGACTTCGTTGAGACCGACGCGATAGTCGCCCTCGGCACCGAGTCGATAGTCGCACGCCAACACGAGCACGAGACCGCCGGCGATGGCGTGCCCGTTCATCATTGCGATGGTTGGCTTCGGCAGCATCAGCAGCTTGCGATGCGTGTCACGGTAGAGACGATACAGATCGGTAGCCACTTCGTCGTCCCGCCGCGGGGCGGAGAAATCGAAGCCGCCGCTGAAGAACGAGCCAGCGCCGGTGAGGACGACAGCTCGCGTATCGTCCGACGCCGCGGCGTCGAGCGCCACGTCGAGATCGTGCAGCAGCGTTTCGTCGATGGCGTTGGCGGGCGGCCGATCGAGCGTGAGGATGCGCACACCGCCGTCAAGATCTCGTGCTCGAATCGTCATGGTGCTCGCTATAGCACACGACCACCACCGTGTAGCCAGACTTGCGAGAGGCGGTTCCTCTTGCGCGGAGAAGGGAGTAGTACGAGGCGCCAAGAAGCCGATCGTCAATGTCGAGATCTCATCGTCCGCTACGCCTTGCCGTGCTCGCTGCTGCGTGTTTCCTGCCAATCGCGGGATCGGCAGTGCCGAGCGCAGCGACAACTGCGTCGGCAACGGCGACTCCAACCATCACGTCGACGCCCATCCGGACGGCAACGCCCACACTGAGTGCGACCACGACGCGTACCGCCACGGCCACGCGCACCACCGTTTTCACGCGCACCCCGACCGCCAGCCCGACACCAACGCCGACACCGCCTCTGATCATTACTTTGAGCAAAGGCTGCGCGATTGGTTCCGGTGGGGATCGCGGGTCTCGCTTCGTGGACCTCTCGTTGCTGCTTGGGTCGCTGTGCTGGTGCGGCCGTCAGCGCGCCCGCTGTCGGCGTCGATCGGGGCTCAACCCCGTGCGCGACTGCTCGGCCTTCTTCTTGACACGGCGAATCGGTCCGTGGCAGAGCGCGACCAAATGAAGCCGGAGCTATTCGGACTATCGACGTACTTCCTGATGTGGGGCGTCGCGGTAGTGCTCGGCGTTTGGTCGGGCACGCGCCTGGCGCAGCGCGCGGGATTGCCGGCGCGCGAATCATTCCTGGCGGTGTGCGCGGTGGCGTTCGTGATCTTCGCCGGTTCGAAGCTGCTGTTCCTCACCGAGCACGTGCTGTTCCCCGACGATGACCCGATGCCGATCGGACAAAACAGTTTGTGGAAGATCTTTTGGCACGGGTTCCGAATTCCCGGCGGCATCCTGCTGCTAGCCGCGGCGCTACCGTGGATCGGCCGTGGCTTCGCGTTGCCGACGCGTCGCTTTGCCGACGCGATCATGCCTGCGGTGGGCGTCGCGGTCGCGTTCATTCGGCTCGGCTGTTTCTTCAACGGCTGTTGCTTCGGGGGTGTGACCCACTTTCCACTGGCGGTCACGTTCCCGCCGAGCGCGCGGGTGTACGAGTGGCAAATGATGCAAGGCCTGATTTCCGGACCGATGCCGCGGTCGTTGCCGGTGCACCCGTTGCAGCTCTACTTCGCCGGCATCGGCGTGTTGATGTACGTGCTCGGGCGTCGTTGGCAAAATACGAAACACGTCGATGGTGAAGTGTGGGCGAACACGTATCTGCTGTTCTTTGGCGCGACCTTTATGCTCGAACTGTTGCGACCGGCTCCGTTGCACCTCAACTTGATTCTGACGTCCACGGTGGTTGCCGCGACGCTGATCGTACGAACGCGCGTGCGCCAAGCGACGGCAGCCGTCGCCGGCGCGCATCCGTGAGCGGTGGGTCATGAGAGTGGCCGAACGGCTTCGACTTGCGGGTGCGGTCGGGGTGGTCGGTGGCCTCGTGCTCGGCGCGCGCGAAGCCCTGGTGGCTGCGCAAGCCAATGCGTTTGTGCAGCCCGGTCAGTATCTCGCACTGTATCTTTCAGTTCCGATACTCGCGTGGATGGTGTTGGCCGTCGCGTTGCTGGTGCCCATGGCGCTGCTGCCGCTTGCTCGGACGCCGCGGCGAGCATTCTCGCTGTTCGCGGTCGTCCTCGGTTTCGCGGGCGGGCTGTCGATCGCATGGCCGTGGTGCAACGCTGTGACCGATCGTCTCCGCGACGTTGGTGAAGCCGCCAACTGGCGAGTGACCGCGGCGGTGTGGGTAACGGCGCTTGGGCTTGCCGGCGGAGCCGCGGCGGTGATTGGCGCGGCGGCGGCATGGTACGCGGCGCGCGTGGCGCGACCGTTCCACTTCCTTTCGCGCTGCGCGTTGTTGGCGGCGCTACTCCTGCTCTGGCCGCCGCTGCGGTTCTTTGCGACTGATTGGGTGTGGGGCGTCGCCACGCACTCCTCGGCACCGCCGCTGCCGAGTCAGCCGAACATTGTGTTGATTTCGATCGACACGCTGCGGGCCGATCATCTCGGTTGCTACGGCGACACCCATGGCCTGACGCCCCACCTCGATCACTTCGCACACGAGGGCGTGCTGTTCGAGCAGACGATCACGTCGGCGCCGTGGACGTTGCCGGCGATGGCGTCGCTGTTCACGGGGCAGAACCCGCACCATCACGGAGCCGGCGTCATTACCAACCGGCGCGATCCGCTCGGTCGTTCCGCATTGCCTGCGGAAGGGTGGCGATTGACGACGGCTCTGCGGGACCGTGGCTACCGAACGCAAGCGATCGTCACCAATCCTTATCTCGCCTTGCGCTACGGTCTCGGCTCGGGCTTCGATGGCTATGAGAACGTGACGATCGAGTCGGAAGCGTTCTTGGCCTTCAGCGACACGACTGCGGTGCGATTGTTGCGTTGGCGGTGGCCGGATCTCATCGTCGGCGATCGCGGCGAGACCGTCAGCGACCGCGGCGTGCGCTGGCTCACGCGCAACAGCCAGGGGCCGTTCTTTCTGTGGCTGCACTACATCGATCCTCATCCACCCTACAGCCGCGCTGGCGTGACGCACCACAAGAGCTTCCGGGGCGACACGTCGTTTGCCAGCGATGGCCGCGACCCGGCGCCGTTCGCGCTCACGTCGCCTGATGTCGCGCGGCTCCGCAGCGGCGAGATTCGACTCAGCGCGGAACAGAAGGAAGCTGTGCGCGATCTCTACCGAGCCGAAGTGGCGAGTGTCGACGCAGCCGTAGGGCAGGTGCTGGCCGCGCTCGATGCGCAGGGTTTGCGCGAGCGGACGCTGGTGGTCGTAGTCGCCGACCATGGCGAGGAGTTCTGGGAACACGGCGGTGTCGAGCATGGACACACGGTGTACGAGGAATTGATTCACGTGCCGTTGTTGATCCGCTGGCCGGGCCATCTGCCGGCGGAAACCCGGGTTGCGCCGGTGGTACGAATCGTCGACGTGGCACCGACGATTCTGGATTTGCTCGGCATCGCCCCGCCATCTGATCTCGACGGCGCGACGCTCCGCGGCTTGACGCAGGCACCTGCGGTTCCGACCGAGGGACGACTCGCCCTGGTCGAGAACATGCTGTTTGCCGAAGAGCGAAGCGGTCTACGTACCGATCAGTTCAAGTACGTGCGCTGGGAGAACGGCAAGGAAGAGGTCTATTGGCTCGCCAACGACCCGCATGAGCAGCGCGATCTGGCGGGGAATAGGGAGGCGATAAAGCCACTGCGCGAGTTGCACATGCCGCTCGCGGGCACCACCGCGCTCGCGCCGCGAGGCACAGCGCCCGTGGATGATGGTGGCGCCGAAGCGGCGCTGCGCGCCCTCGGCTACCTCCGTTGAGTCTGCTCCGGTCAATCAGTTGATGTAGGCCGGTCTGTGATTTGTTCTTGACACAACCTCGCCCCAAGGATTAAGAGCGCAAACAGAATCACGCAGCACAACAGGTCGATTCGCCGGTTGCTTCTTTCGGGGGGAGAGATCATGGCGCATTCGGAAGCTTTCGCAGTTCGCAGTCGGACGTTGAGGCTGATTGCCAGTGGTGCGTTCGCGCTGTTGGCAGTCGCGTTTGTTGCCGCCAACATCATCGATCTACGCCGAGCCTTTGCGAGTACGAACACGATCACGTCGAGTGGTCCCGATACGCTGGGACGTGGTCTGCAGGATGTCTATCACGTTGTCCTGAGCGATCCGGCGCCCGCCAGTGGGCTGCAGATTACACTCGCGACTTCGAACGCTGTCGACTGCGTCGTCGCCCCGTCCGAATTCAGCGTCGGCCAAACTCCCTTGACGATCACCGTACCGGCGAATCACCGGCGACGGACCTTTGTGGTGCAGACCTTGCCCGGCGGCAGTGGCAACAACTGCACGATCACCATCACGCAGACCTCGCCCGCTGGATGGAGCGGCGATCCGCTGAACGTCGCGGTTGTGCCGGCCGCGCTGCGGGTGCGTGGGTTGGCGCGCACCATCGGCAATCGCGCGCGCGACGACGGCTTCTACGTCGAAACGGGTGTCCCGGGTAGCGGTCGTCACCTGCGCTTCGTGCAAGGCGTGAGTCGAGGTACCGACGCGGTGCCGGTCAAGTTATGCAGCGCGCAGCCAGCGATCGGAACGATCGTCGACAAGGCCGGTGTCGATAACCCGGCGACGCAGGGTGATCCGGTCGGGCAGGGGTGTGAAGACAACGTGATCACCCCGCCGTATGCACGCACGGTGCCGAATGACCTCCAGTTCGACCCCGATCCCAACGGTACTAACCAAACCGGCGACGTGACGGTCACCGCGACCGCGACGGGATTCTCGACCGATACGCGCACCGTGACCGTGCGGGCTTCGGCTGTGACTATCCGCGGCGTCGATGACCTCGGCGAAGGCTTGCAGGACGGGTATACGGTTGCGTTGAGCGACGCGGCAACAGCCGCGCAGACGGTGACGGTGTGTTCGTACGCGGCAGCCGACTTGAACACACCGAGCACCGCGGTGTGCGCGGTGGCGGCGACCGAAAATAGTCTCGGAAAGAGTTGCGTCGATCGCCAGGTACCACAGGGACGCTATCGCGCCGAGTTCGTCGTGCAAGGCGTGCTCAGTGGCGAGTGCGTGGTCCGCGCGACCGCCGGCGGATACGGCAGCGACGACAAGCCGATCAGCGTGGTGCAGCCGGCACTGCGGATCCGGCAATTGCCCGGAGCAATCGGACAGTTCGAGCGCAACGCGCCGATCTTCGTCGATCTCGGTGTGCCGGGAGAGCACCGCGTGCTGCGCTCGGTGCAGCAATGGCGCAAGGGCCTCGAGACCGAGGCGGCCCGTGCACCGCTCACCGTCACCGTCTCCAGCGATGCCAAGATGTTCGGTACCATCGTCGACAAGACCGGTACAGACAACGGCGACGACGGTGCGGAGACCGCCAATGTCCAGCCGGCGGCATCGCGGACTGTGCCCGGTGATTTGCAATTCGATCCGAAGCAGGGGCGCGACGAACCCGTGTTGGTGACCGCCACGGCAACCGGGTTCATCAAGGCCGAGAGAGAGATCAGCGTTCAGGCGGCGACCCTGCAGATCACCGGTCAGCACGACGAGATCGGCGCCCGTTTGCAGGAGGACTTCACCGTGCATCTGCGGTCGGCCGCCGGGCATGCGGCGACGCAAGTGACCATCGAGTCGACCACCACGGCAGTGTGCTTGGTGTCCGCGACAGCGAACACCGTGCCGACCATCGACTCCAACACACAGAAAAATGAGATTGTGCGCCTCGTCGGGACGAACGAAGACAGTGCGGACTTCGTCGTCCATGCGCTCGACAATGCGGCGGGTGGAACGTGCACGATCACCGCGCGTGCCGATCTGTTCGCGTCGGACGAGAAGAATATCGACGTGGTCGCACCGGGCATCCAAATCCGCGAACTGCGGCGCAATGTGCCGTTAGCTTCGAGCGGCGAAGGATTCTTCGTCGAAGTGGGCGTTCCGAACAGTCAGGCCACCGCATTGAAGTTCACCCAGCGCGTACGTAAAGGTACCACCGACGTGCCGACGAAGGTGTGCAGCGAGAAGCCCACCGTTGGTGTCATCAAGAAGCTGGGCGTGGATCACGCGCCCGCACTCGACGATCCGCTGGGTCAGTCCTGCGAGGACGACAGCATCCGCCAAGCCTTCTCCCGCAATGTGCCGAACGACCTCGAGTTCGTTCCGACCGGTCTCGGCTCTTCGCTGGTGACGGTCACGGCGCCGGATTTCCTGACTATGGATAAGGCCGGGCGCATCGAGGTCACGGTAACCGGTCCGGCGATTCGACTCGTCGCGCCGCCGCAGTTGGGTTCGAATCTCCAAGCGGGGGGTGAGGTGCACCTGACGCAAGTCGCCGGCACCGGCGGCGTGCAAGTCACGATCACCAGCAGCGATACCGATCGCTGTCGATTGGCGCCGAACGCGTCGACGGCGGGATCGACTAGCCCGTTGGTGGTAACGGTGAGCGACGGCAACGATACGGCTGAGTTCGTCGTCGCCGCGCAGGGCGGTCTCGACGGCGTGACGTGTACGCTGACCGCAACTGCCGCGAGCGGCTATTCGTCGGACGAATGGACTATCGAGATTGTGCAGCCCGGGCTGCAGATCGTTGACCTCGATCCGACCCTGAGCACCACGACGCCACCGTCGTCGTTGACGGTGCAGATCGGCGTGCCGGGCGGGCACGATCATCGACTGCGCGCGGTGCAGGCGCTGCGCCTCGATGACACGCAAGTGCTGCAAGTGAAGGTAACAGTGTGCACCGAAGACAAGAACGTGGTGCGCATCACCGATGGGACGTTGGAGCCGGCCGACCCCGGCTATCCGAATCGCGAGTGCTATTCCAAGTTCATCAACGAAGGCGAATCGCAAGTTGTGTTCGCCCTCGAAGTGCGTGGCGTGGGCCGCACCGTATTGACGGCGGGCGCCCCCGGTTTTGTAGTGACCGATCGCGCTGAACGTCCGGTGCGTGTTTCGCAAGCCTCGGTGAACCTCAACCCGCCGGCGCATTTGGGTTGGAATCTCGAAGATGTTGCGCACGTGGTCATGAGCAACGACGACGGCAATACCATCACCGTGGTGGCCGCAACGCCGGATGTCTGCCGGGTGTCGACGAGTGCGTCGATCCTCGGTGCCGACGTACCGAACAACAATGTCGTGCTCTCGATCGCGGCGGGCAAGCGCTCGGCGTCCTTCTTCGTTCAGGCGCTCACGCAAGTGACGGAGATCGGCACCTGCACGCTCAACGTGTCGGGAATCGGCATCGAAGCGTTCTCGCAGGATGTCGAGTTACGTCCGTCGCGGCTGCGAATCCACGGTCTGCCAAGTAAAATTGGCTCGCAGGCGAACAACGAACCGTTCTTCGTCGAAATCGGTCCCGAGAACCCGAACAATCCCGATGCCGTCGTGACCAATCGTCAGAACCGCGACAGCATCGCCAGTGCGCAGGCGCTGCGGCCGGGCGCGGGCGCGCGGACCGTGCAGGTGTGCAGCTCAGTCGCGACGGTTGGCAAGATTCGCGACCCCGAAGTGCCGCACACGACTGCGGCGTGCGCCGACTCGACGATCGAGGAGGCGGACAGCCAGACCCCCGACTTCCAATTCGATCCTGGCGACGATGGTACGACCGTCGTCGACGCCAGTGTGCCCACCGATCCTTTGATCGAAACGACGCAAGAGACGGTGCGCGTCAGCGCCGTCAGTTTGAGCATTCGCGGTTCCAATGCGGTTGGAGTGAAGCTGCAGGATACCTTCCACGTCCGACTCGGGAAGAACGCGCAGCCCAACGGTGTCCAAGTCACCGTGCAAGCGTCACCGAGCCGATTGTGCACGGTGGCGTACCTCAACGGATCGCAAGACCCGCTGATCCCGCCCGACATCACGCAGGTAGTCTTCACCATTGCCGAGGGCGAGCGGAAGGGTGACTTCCTAGTCCGCGGCGTCGCCGCATCACTCGATGATGACGATACCTGTCATCTCACCGCGACCGCCACCGGCTTCAATTCGGACGACGACTACATCACGGTGAACACCCCAACGTTCAAGATTGTCGGCCTCGACGACACGGTGTCGACTCTCGATGATCCGGATCGCTTCGAAGTGCGCACCGGTCTGCTCGACGGCAAGAAGTTCGATCGCC includes:
- a CDS encoding acyl-CoA dehydrogenase family protein, with translation MADVNVRPIDLAGVESVVTTTDALVREALDVARMRTDGGKGIDDEQVHCERLAYAATEVAAARDLLAYAKSAAAQGHRDPVVEEMAAVFAAEVAQRVSGNIDAHAEEFGIGDSRLNQTVGESQMKALLRAGLSDARIRAIGRHVVEQRGANHSWLGDEMAVMTRDSVRQFAESEVAPIAEHIHRHDDLIPESIIAKMSELGFFGMSVPEEFGGGGMGNLAMILTTEELSRCSLAAAGSLITRPEILTKALLKGGTDAQKQQWLPPIAAGQIMVGISVTEPDTGSDVASVKCRADAGEVGGKQKGYVINGAKAWCTFAGRANVLALLARTDPDLKKGARGLSLFIVPKDAFTGHEFEMKQSTGGVLVGKADRTPGYRGMHSYTLNFDSYFVAAENLVGEEGGLNKGFYLQMNGFAAGRLQTGGRATGVAQAALECTAAYANDRKQFGQPIGSFHLTQHKLGRMATHIMAARQLTYAAALAMDADESIAIEPAMAKLFASDVAVWTTQEGQLIHGGWGYAEEFAISRYVVDAQVLPIFEGVKPILELKVIARNLLGS
- a CDS encoding enoyl-CoA hydratase/isomerase family protein, which gives rise to MTIRARDLDGGVRILTLDRPPANAIDETLLHDLDVALDAAASDDTRAVVLTGAGSFFSGGFDFSAPRRDDEVATDLYRLYRDTHRKLLMLPKPTIAMMNGHAIAGGLVLVLACDYRLGAEGDYRVGLNEVAVGASFPKAAFEIVRLRLAHARATELILGAALYPASQALRLGVVDELFPRETFEETVLKRATRLAGFPREAYAHAKAAFVAETAALMAAETDEEALRTMSVWITPESRAARKKQRDKLGVRA
- a CDS encoding prolipoprotein diacylglyceryl transferase, translating into MAERDQMKPELFGLSTYFLMWGVAVVLGVWSGTRLAQRAGLPARESFLAVCAVAFVIFAGSKLLFLTEHVLFPDDDPMPIGQNSLWKIFWHGFRIPGGILLLAAALPWIGRGFALPTRRFADAIMPAVGVAVAFIRLGCFFNGCCFGGVTHFPLAVTFPPSARVYEWQMMQGLISGPMPRSLPVHPLQLYFAGIGVLMYVLGRRWQNTKHVDGEVWANTYLLFFGATFMLELLRPAPLHLNLILTSTVVAATLIVRTRVRQATAAVAGAHP
- a CDS encoding sulfatase, with translation MRVAERLRLAGAVGVVGGLVLGAREALVAAQANAFVQPGQYLALYLSVPILAWMVLAVALLVPMALLPLARTPRRAFSLFAVVLGFAGGLSIAWPWCNAVTDRLRDVGEAANWRVTAAVWVTALGLAGGAAAVIGAAAAWYAARVARPFHFLSRCALLAALLLLWPPLRFFATDWVWGVATHSSAPPLPSQPNIVLISIDTLRADHLGCYGDTHGLTPHLDHFAHEGVLFEQTITSAPWTLPAMASLFTGQNPHHHGAGVITNRRDPLGRSALPAEGWRLTTALRDRGYRTQAIVTNPYLALRYGLGSGFDGYENVTIESEAFLAFSDTTAVRLLRWRWPDLIVGDRGETVSDRGVRWLTRNSQGPFFLWLHYIDPHPPYSRAGVTHHKSFRGDTSFASDGRDPAPFALTSPDVARLRSGEIRLSAEQKEAVRDLYRAEVASVDAAVGQVLAALDAQGLRERTLVVVVADHGEEFWEHGGVEHGHTVYEELIHVPLLIRWPGHLPAETRVAPVVRIVDVAPTILDLLGIAPPSDLDGATLRGLTQAPAVPTEGRLALVENMLFAEERSGLRTDQFKYVRWENGKEEVYWLANDPHEQRDLAGNREAIKPLRELHMPLAGTTALAPRGTAPVDDGGAEAALRALGYLR